A stretch of Ectothiorhodospiraceae bacterium BW-2 DNA encodes these proteins:
- a CDS encoding IS607 family transposase, translating to MSSRYSIGEFAKRIGRSVQTVRRWEREGKLQSKRLPSGHRYFDESDVRLMLGGAPKRRDVVVYCRVSSAGQKDDLASQVKAMETYCLGAGIAVDEWVQEIGGGMNFKRKRFLALVDRIHRGEVRLLLIAHKDRLMRFGFDLLAHIAAENGCEIVVVNQESLSPEQEMVEDLLAIVHTFSFRLYGMRKYKQQIKEDFPDSPIQLPKDVCE from the coding sequence ATGAGCAGTAGATACAGCATAGGTGAGTTTGCTAAGCGCATTGGGCGGTCAGTGCAAACCGTGCGGCGTTGGGAAAGAGAGGGGAAGTTGCAGTCCAAGCGCCTGCCATCGGGGCATCGGTATTTCGATGAGTCCGATGTTCGCCTGATGCTGGGCGGGGCGCCTAAGAGGCGAGATGTGGTGGTGTATTGCCGAGTCTCCAGTGCGGGACAAAAAGACGATCTTGCCTCCCAGGTCAAAGCGATGGAAACCTACTGTCTGGGCGCAGGGATTGCGGTCGATGAGTGGGTGCAAGAAATCGGCGGCGGGATGAACTTCAAGCGCAAGCGCTTTCTCGCTCTGGTCGATCGGATTCATCGTGGGGAAGTGCGCCTACTGCTGATTGCCCACAAGGATCGGTTGATGCGCTTTGGCTTCGATTTGTTGGCGCATATCGCAGCAGAAAATGGCTGTGAGATAGTCGTTGTGAACCAGGAGTCTCTCTCCCCTGAGCAAGAGATGGTTGAGGATTTACTGGCGATTGTGCATACCTTCAGTTTCCGACTGTATGGGATGCGCAAGTACAAGCAGCAGATCAAGGAGGATTTTCCCGATAGTCCCATTCAGTTACCAAAGGATGTGTGCGAATGA
- a CDS encoding IS66 family transposase, with protein MTEFKTLSKTEIEELIERVERAIAEDLALSKADMQLLLGVLLMVTELQISLSLKDVTIHKLRKLAGIISSSEKHSAVIPDGDASNDSDGTQKSDAATSKPDGNSESTASGKPKKKPSTQKAERVIRLQCHHNHDELKAGQLCPECGHGRLYIYQPVIRVRIQGEPPLSAVEHIFERLRCNSCGAYFTATPTDDFQQDGGMNQLYGYSARAIIALHRHFAGLPLHRQQTLQQILGVPLTASSLYDQTESVANDGFVVFKALKQLAADAPHFNLDDTPNRILNQGTILKPDRRSGQLKPRSGTFTSGLIATLESGQQIVLYQTDIGHAGELIDEILRLRHPGLAKPTIMCDALSRNLPTVLDETQRHDTFCNSHCRRGFVDVAELHPDKVPWVLELYGQVWHHDTHCKKQKYTPAERLAYHQQHSLPLMAQLKQWGETQIESGDVEENSSLGKAIRYLLNHYDKLTAFCRIEGAQIDNNIMERMLKLVIRGRRNSLFFRTLGGAGVADVILSLVATCYLAGVNPFDYLVALQRYAHQVNRHPELWFPWNYQQTLASLSAPLKAAA; from the coding sequence ATGACAGAGTTTAAAACATTGAGTAAAACCGAGATTGAGGAGCTGATTGAGCGTGTTGAGAGAGCCATTGCAGAAGATTTGGCCCTCTCTAAAGCCGATATGCAGCTACTGTTGGGGGTTTTGTTAATGGTCACAGAGCTACAGATCTCATTGTCTCTGAAAGATGTCACGATACACAAATTGCGTAAACTGGCTGGGATAATCAGCAGCTCAGAGAAACACTCTGCGGTTATTCCTGATGGCGATGCGTCAAACGACTCGGATGGCACCCAAAAGAGCGATGCAGCTACTTCAAAACCCGACGGTAACAGCGAGTCAACCGCATCAGGCAAGCCGAAGAAAAAGCCATCGACTCAAAAAGCAGAGCGGGTGATTCGGTTGCAGTGCCATCACAACCATGATGAGCTGAAGGCGGGACAGCTCTGCCCAGAATGCGGTCATGGCCGGCTCTACATCTATCAGCCGGTGATACGGGTACGGATTCAGGGCGAGCCCCCTTTAAGTGCGGTCGAACATATTTTCGAGCGGCTGCGCTGCAATAGCTGTGGCGCCTACTTTACCGCGACCCCTACAGACGATTTTCAGCAAGATGGCGGCATGAATCAGCTCTATGGCTACAGCGCCCGGGCTATTATCGCGCTTCACCGCCACTTTGCCGGTCTGCCGCTTCACCGGCAGCAGACGCTGCAGCAGATATTAGGGGTGCCACTGACTGCGTCGTCACTCTATGACCAGACCGAGTCTGTCGCCAATGATGGCTTCGTGGTATTTAAGGCACTCAAACAACTGGCTGCTGATGCGCCCCACTTCAATCTGGATGATACACCCAACCGGATTTTGAATCAGGGCACGATTCTGAAGCCTGACAGACGGAGCGGTCAACTTAAACCCCGCAGCGGTACTTTCACTTCCGGCTTAATCGCGACACTGGAGAGTGGCCAACAAATCGTGCTCTACCAGACCGATATTGGCCATGCCGGAGAGTTGATCGATGAGATTCTGCGTCTGCGCCATCCCGGGTTAGCCAAACCCACTATCATGTGCGATGCGCTCAGTCGCAATCTGCCTACGGTGCTGGATGAAACACAGCGACACGATACATTCTGCAACAGCCACTGTAGGCGGGGGTTTGTGGATGTGGCAGAGCTGCATCCGGATAAAGTCCCGTGGGTGTTAGAGCTCTATGGCCAGGTCTGGCACCACGATACGCACTGCAAGAAGCAGAAGTATACCCCGGCAGAGCGGCTGGCTTACCATCAGCAGCACTCGCTGCCGCTGATGGCGCAGCTCAAACAGTGGGGCGAGACGCAGATTGAGAGTGGCGATGTCGAGGAAAACAGTTCGCTGGGCAAAGCAATCCGCTATCTGCTCAACCATTACGACAAGCTGACTGCCTTTTGCCGCATTGAGGGGGCGCAAATCGATAATAACATTATGGAACGTATGCTCAAGCTGGTGATTCGGGGACGGCGTAACAGCCTCTTCTTCAGAACGCTCGGCGGAGCCGGTGTTGCCGATGTCATTCTCTCTCTGGTCGCCACTTGCTATTTGGCCGGGGTCAATCCGTTTGATTACCTGGTGGCGTTGCAGCGTTATGCCCATCAGGTTAATCGTCATCCAGAGTTGTGGTTCCCCTGGAACTATCAGCAGACGCTGGCATCGTTGTCAGCTCCTCTAAAAGCTGCGGCTTAA
- a CDS encoding transposase, producing the protein MKVTRVLNAKRPNKGKVAALREQARRLGQVRTEVWQRFGSVGGVGLSDRKIRDGWLKEGRAFPVSANAWKETLRDAKGNITACMEAAKVKVRQSVFRHTRDEAEQKRLFTALKRNEWTGDSYLRRLMRKHWHHGHNHTHNQIIVRSDNYTTFLLGGCVWIKIPGLVKGQRIAILLNTTITPTGTLRVIIKDDDRIEVHTTVNVETKQDCGKRTIGIDKGYSEVLVDSDGDHHGQELGQVLTEQSDKLKAKYQRRSKLRALANTTRNPHKREHIRRFNLGRKKLNRQMDKTHASIRDVVFQSVHKVVDKAAVIAAEDLTAPMSGKSFGKNVNRRLASWTKGVIAEALDSVSSRRGSAVVLVNPAYTSQIDSRNGCLLGKRQGDRFYCFDGVVLQADQNAARNVLARLFDLDIDRFMPYRQVKTILQARTERLRLGLLNQDSSCSPVRVLSTESELPKNCHEQLCLGF; encoded by the coding sequence ATGAAGGTCACGCGAGTTTTGAACGCAAAACGCCCGAACAAGGGCAAAGTCGCCGCATTGCGCGAGCAGGCGCGTCGGCTTGGCCAAGTGCGTACCGAGGTCTGGCAGAGGTTTGGGTCGGTCGGTGGCGTGGGTCTCTCGGATCGCAAGATTCGCGATGGCTGGCTGAAGGAAGGTCGCGCCTTTCCGGTTTCCGCCAACGCTTGGAAAGAGACCCTACGCGATGCGAAGGGCAACATCACCGCCTGCATGGAAGCGGCCAAGGTTAAGGTTCGCCAATCTGTCTTTCGTCACACCCGGGACGAAGCCGAGCAAAAACGCCTGTTCACTGCCCTCAAGCGCAACGAATGGACGGGCGATTCTTATCTGCGCCGGCTCATGCGTAAGCACTGGCATCATGGCCATAACCATACCCATAACCAGATTATTGTCCGTTCAGATAATTACACTACCTTCCTCCTGGGTGGGTGCGTCTGGATCAAGATCCCCGGCCTTGTTAAAGGTCAGCGTATCGCCATTTTGCTCAATACCACGATCACGCCAACTGGCACTCTGCGCGTCATTATCAAAGACGATGACCGTATTGAGGTTCACACCACCGTTAATGTCGAAACCAAACAGGATTGCGGCAAGCGCACCATCGGCATTGATAAAGGCTACTCCGAAGTGCTTGTGGATTCAGACGGCGATCACCACGGCCAGGAGCTCGGTCAAGTACTGACCGAACAATCCGATAAGCTAAAAGCCAAATATCAGCGCCGATCAAAACTGCGAGCGCTCGCCAACACGACCCGTAACCCGCATAAACGCGAGCACATTCGTCGCTTTAACCTTGGGCGCAAAAAGCTAAACCGGCAGATGGACAAAACCCATGCAAGCATCCGTGATGTGGTGTTTCAGTCGGTTCATAAGGTTGTTGATAAAGCCGCCGTGATTGCGGCGGAAGACCTCACCGCCCCGATGTCGGGCAAGTCCTTCGGCAAGAATGTCAATCGTCGGCTGGCAAGCTGGACGAAAGGCGTCATTGCCGAAGCACTTGATAGTGTTTCAAGCCGCAGAGGTTCTGCGGTCGTTCTGGTCAATCCTGCCTACACATCGCAAATTGATTCCCGCAACGGATGCCTACTCGGCAAACGCCAGGGGGATCGGTTTTACTGTTTCGACGGGGTTGTGTTGCAGGCAGACCAGAACGCTGCGCGAAACGTGCTGGCACGGTTGTTCGATCTTGACATCGATCGGTTCATGCCGTACCGACAGGTGAAGACGATCTTGCAAGCGCGGACTGAGCGCCTCCGGTTGGGACTGCTCAACCAGGACTCCAGTTGCTCGCCCGTACGGGTGTTATCAACGGAGAGCGAATTACCGAAAAACTGCCATGAGCAACTTTGCTTAGGTTTTTAG
- a CDS encoding transposase, producing the protein MIYLTEQTPVMIATAPADFRRGIDGFVALCQHQLGQQPRSGTVFAFINRSKTMIRLLVYENNGYWLMTKRLSKGKYRGWPRPAEPISAIKAQQLRQLLSNLVK; encoded by the coding sequence ATGATCTACCTCACAGAACAGACTCCGGTGATGATAGCGACAGCACCGGCTGATTTTCGCCGTGGCATCGACGGCTTTGTCGCGCTGTGCCAACACCAACTCGGCCAACAGCCGCGCTCGGGCACCGTGTTTGCCTTTATTAACCGCTCTAAAACGATGATTCGCCTGCTGGTCTATGAGAACAATGGCTACTGGCTGATGACCAAACGCCTCTCCAAAGGCAAATACCGGGGTTGGCCTCGCCCGGCAGAGCCGATAAGTGCGATTAAGGCACAACAACTACGCCAACTCCTCTCAAATTTGGTAAAATAG
- a CDS encoding response regulator yields MINGQIIKDIPLIPLEFHQQHQLKQLHLLLVEDQLNSAKGIQQLLRPLFASVTFAIGQQVALTLFRQQHFDLVMTDIELQDGNGLALIGQLRQIEPQLPVIVLTAFSRNDYLLHAANLQLDGYILKPLNFDKLNQALVKLLNRLQPLSPLIPLHHHCSYDPMLQQLEVDGKSIALGTKQRQLLELLLRRSPRAVSRKEMITHIWHEDHLSPSALKNLLLQLREQKTVLDFLFICH; encoded by the coding sequence ATGATTAACGGTCAGATAATTAAGGATATCCCCCTCATACCACTTGAATTTCATCAGCAACACCAGTTAAAGCAGCTCCATCTGCTGCTAGTAGAGGATCAGCTCAATAGCGCTAAAGGTATTCAACAGCTATTACGACCGCTATTTGCTTCGGTTACCTTTGCCATTGGCCAACAGGTTGCCCTGACGCTGTTTCGGCAGCAGCACTTTGATCTGGTGATGACCGATATTGAACTACAAGATGGTAACGGTCTGGCTTTAATCGGGCAGTTGCGCCAAATAGAGCCGCAGCTACCGGTTATTGTCTTAACCGCCTTTAGCCGTAATGACTACCTGCTGCACGCGGCCAACTTGCAGCTTGATGGCTATATTCTGAAACCCCTTAACTTTGATAAGCTGAATCAGGCACTGGTTAAACTGCTGAACCGGCTACAACCACTCTCCCCGCTGATTCCGCTCCATCACCACTGTAGCTATGATCCGATGTTGCAGCAACTAGAGGTCGATGGCAAAAGTATCGCTTTAGGCACCAAGCAGCGCCAGCTACTGGAGCTGCTACTGCGACGCTCACCCCGTGCGGTGAGTCGTAAGGAGATGATTACCCATATTTGGCATGAGGATCACCTCAGCCCTTCGGCACTCAAAAATCTGCTGCTACAGCTACGGGAGCAAAAAACAGTTCTTGATTTTTTATTTATTTGTCATTAG